One window from the genome of Oryza glaberrima chromosome 3, OglaRS2, whole genome shotgun sequence encodes:
- the LOC127768055 gene encoding disease resistance RPP13-like protein 4, translating into MLARREPIDVFSAIQHRLQKIDTMVEEMQMDLRTLHRYGGDGDDDGHGDGEDEDDVLDLDHIELCSFMEQIKSAVQLVRAALQEKVMRMTTNTRGGEDDDGGGDEAFPSGSGHLKSVLESLDPQLKQCALCLAVFPSGKAIKKRLLIHWWIGEGIVRSAAAGKACFQDLLSRGLLQPAMLRPHCHTAHYCRVHPSVRDLLVAAARSFSYFAFDRDGEPTDECLPGTTRRVTLCRTRGSSRHGGGGGEYVTVYNLSQRYVEMDEAWLGEQRGMGTLQLGRWQTSPEHHVEMVRPGGVLGAAAAAACRNLRYLSLRGISLVESLPESIGDLRDLVVLDLRACHNLETLPASMASLGKLEYLDASECYLLDQMPHGVCKLHRLQVLKGFVVASAAGGKKIPPCRLADLAALPLLRKLSVSTGRQLPVAPDDELPRLHGCAALESLSVRWGAAAAHAGGGGRMDLSLLPRLAKLDLRRVPAEELQEVVHPARGGGLRKLCVRGGRLRAFGDDVTWDVVETLRVRFLERLDCEWRQLRSTFGKLRFVDKRRCPKLSSWRCDAQGIWRREEDDGGDRN; encoded by the coding sequence TTCTTGATCTGGACCACATCGAGCTCTGCTCCTTCATGGAGCAGATCAAATCAGCCGTGCAGCTGGTGCGAGCAGCTCTGCAGGAGAAGGTGATGCGGATGACGACCAACACccgcggcggcgaagacgacgacggcggcggcgacgaggcgttCCCTTCCGGCTCCGGCCACCTGAAGAGCGTCTTGGAGTCCCTGGACCCGCAGCTGAAGCAGTGCGCCCTTTGCCTCGCCGTGTTCCCGAGCGGCAAGGCTATCAAGAAGAGGCTGCTCATCCACTGGTGGATCGGCGAGGGCATCGTGcggtcggccgccgccgggaaggCGTGCTTCCAGGACCTCCTCTCCCGGGGCCTCCTCCAGCCGGCGATGCTCCGCCCGCACTGCCACACGGCGCACTACTGCAGGGTCCACCCGTCGGTCCGGGACCTCCTCGTCGCGGCCGCGCGGAGCTTCAGCTACTTCGCCTTCGACCGAGACGGCGAACCCACCGACGAGTGCCTCCCCGGCACGACACGGCGCGTCACTCTGTGCAGGACCCGTGGTAGtagccgccatggcggcggcggcggcgagtatGTCACGGTGTACAACCTGAGCCAGCGATACGTGGAGATGGACGAGGCGTGGCTGGGCGAGCAGCGGGGGATGGGGACTCTCCAGCTCGGGCGATGGCAGACGTCACCGGAGCACCACGTCGAGATGGTCCGGCCGGGTGGTGTCctgggcgccgcggcggcggcggcgtgccggaaCCTCAGGTACCTTAGCCTCCGGGGCATCTCGCTCGTCGAGTCGCTCCCGGAGTCCATCGGCGACCTCCGCGACCTCGTCGTGCTCGACTTGAGGGCGTGCCACAACCTCGAGACCCTGCCGGCGTCCATGGCGTCGCTGGGGAAGCTCGAGTACCTTGACGCGTCCGAGTGCTACCTGCTCGACCAAATGCCCCACGGCGTCTGCAAGCTCCACCGGCTCCAGGTCCTAAAGGGCTTCGTGgtcgccagcgccgccggtGGCAAGAAGATCCCCCCGTGCCGCCTCGCCGACCTCGCGGCACTGCCGCTGCTACGGAAGCTGAGCGTCAGCACGGGGCGCCAGCTTCCCGTGGCGCCCGACGACGAGCTGCCGCGGCTGCACGGGTGCGCGGCATTGGAGTCGCTGAGCGTGCGGtggggcgccgccgcagcccacgccggcggcggcgggaggatggACCTgtccctcctcccccgcctcgcgAAGCTCGACCTGCGGCGCGTGCCGGCGGAGGAGCTGCAGGAGGTCGTGCacccggcgcgcggcggcggcctgagGAAGCTGTGCGTCCGGGGCGGGAGGCTCCGCGCGTTCGGCGACGACGTGACGTGGGACGTCGTGGAGACGTTGCGGGTGAGGTTCCTGGAGCGTCTGGACTGTGAGTGGCGGCAGCTGAGGAGCACGTTCGGTAAGCTCCGGTTCGTCGACAAGCGGCGGTGTCCCAAGCTCAGCTCATGGCGGTGCGACGCCCAGGGCATCTGGAGAAGGGAAGAAGACGACGGAGGCGATCGAAACTGA